Proteins encoded by one window of Streptomyces sp. NBC_01571:
- a CDS encoding S8 family serine peptidase → MRIPPSPRRGLTVAVAVLVALTTTGPAVSAGTPLSSTTSAAGRPQATGNVTLITGDKVAVTVSNGRTSATVTDPQGRPGGAHVMSVGPDTYVYPDAALPYIASGALDEQLFNVDELLRDGYDDSHSDRLPLIVTYTDAAARSRSAKTPDGARRTLTLSSIQGAAISAEHARTKDFWASLTGTAGTRSAARSAVNAQPSGRLTDGIAKVWLDGKAKATLSDTTAQIGAPEVWAGGDTGQGVDVAVLDTGIDAAHPDFAGRIAASESFVPGQDVTDRHGHGTHVASTVAGTGAASGGKEKGVAPGASLHIGKVLDNDGSGQDSWILAGMEWAARDQHAKVVSMSLGGDPTDGTDPLSEAVNRLSEETGALFVIAAGNSGPEAYSIGAPGAADAALTVGAVNGPGKGVDQLAEFSSRGPRVGDNAVKPDLTAPGVDILAARSQYAPEGEGAYQTMSGTSMATPHVAGAAALLAAKHPDWNGRQLKDALVSTTASTRQSSPYQGGSGRLDIAAAVKATVVASGSAFAQVHYPYTPGQTVRKDVTYSNVADEPVTLDLSLVADNIPAGLFTLTDTHPTVPAHGTVAVGVITHLDQAADNAAYTSQLTATGPDGTVRARTPVGVNKEGRRVKLSVTAKDRKAEGLPGTLVLKDIDRNTVPKVYTVDSSGTLDLSLVPSTYAAWMYADVPGIDGTHTLGLGLFSAPEVDLTKDRSLHFDAADLHRAAALTPQPTSNSFMRVDQYRSNGDVLPFLDSYMPEYWRYDSLWAAPTPKVTQGSYTFATRWRQIQRPLTFSLGSQTYESAVVQSMSPVLPEGSTAYRAVWAGDGSTADFGRVKIRGQVAVVRRSDTVSAPDQAAAAAKAGAKLLLILNDGYGKLDPWADLPDAAPLPVASLGTDDSIRLRSGLRWPGVGLLKVVSHPQPHYLYDLVRHYDGAVPRSLTYRPSPGELARIDESFRDTKQGKAVQIRYDLTVDSGLPLNSNATPVPAQGTLTSWVTADPGVSWVTQAAVSDLGQQGPPRSYKGRGTSREVWLSPVQHPRLLDDSAHRAPFRIGDVISTSSITAWGDSGSHAGVVWADGDTSKVSLYQGGQLLGEVVNERIVTVEGVPTDSLPYRIVVEGKRDLPGRPYSTRTRTEWGFTSGTTDYRVLSPLPLIQLDYAVAADLSGRAGRRSSVTVTPSHFKGATGAAPVRTVSLEVSYDDGATWHRTTPRHSGADWKASIDAPSRARFASLRTTARDAGGNSVSQTVIRAFGLK, encoded by the coding sequence TTGCGCATACCTCCGTCGCCCAGACGCGGCCTGACCGTCGCGGTCGCCGTGCTCGTGGCACTGACGACCACCGGTCCGGCCGTGTCGGCCGGGACGCCCCTCTCATCCACCACATCCGCCGCCGGACGTCCGCAGGCCACGGGAAACGTCACGCTGATCACAGGCGACAAGGTCGCGGTGACCGTCAGCAACGGCCGTACCAGCGCGACCGTTACCGATCCGCAGGGCAGGCCCGGCGGCGCCCATGTCATGTCGGTCGGCCCCGACACCTACGTGTACCCCGACGCGGCGCTGCCCTACATCGCGTCAGGAGCGCTCGACGAGCAACTGTTCAACGTCGACGAACTGCTCAGGGACGGCTACGACGACAGCCACAGCGACCGACTGCCGCTAATAGTCACCTATACCGATGCCGCCGCGCGCTCCCGCAGCGCGAAGACCCCGGACGGCGCGCGCAGGACCCTGACGCTCAGCAGCATCCAGGGCGCCGCGATATCCGCCGAGCACGCGCGGACGAAGGACTTCTGGGCCTCCCTCACCGGCACCGCTGGGACCCGGTCGGCGGCGCGCTCGGCCGTGAACGCACAACCGTCCGGGCGGCTGACGGACGGGATCGCCAAGGTGTGGCTGGACGGCAAGGCCAAGGCGACGCTGTCCGACACCACCGCGCAGATCGGCGCGCCCGAGGTCTGGGCGGGCGGGGACACCGGTCAGGGCGTGGACGTCGCCGTGCTGGACACGGGAATCGACGCCGCGCACCCCGACTTCGCGGGACGGATCGCCGCGTCGGAGAGCTTCGTACCCGGTCAGGACGTCACCGACCGGCACGGCCACGGCACCCACGTCGCCTCGACCGTCGCAGGCACGGGCGCCGCGTCCGGCGGCAAGGAGAAGGGTGTCGCGCCGGGCGCCTCGCTGCACATCGGCAAGGTCCTGGACAACGATGGCAGCGGTCAGGACTCGTGGATCCTGGCCGGCATGGAGTGGGCGGCCCGCGACCAGCACGCGAAGGTCGTCAGCATGAGCCTGGGCGGTGATCCCACCGACGGCACCGACCCGCTGAGCGAGGCCGTCAACCGGCTCAGCGAGGAGACCGGGGCGCTGTTCGTCATCGCCGCGGGCAACTCCGGCCCGGAGGCGTACAGCATCGGCGCGCCGGGAGCGGCGGACGCCGCGCTGACGGTCGGCGCGGTGAACGGTCCGGGCAAGGGCGTGGACCAGCTGGCGGAGTTCTCCAGCCGCGGGCCGCGCGTCGGCGACAACGCCGTCAAGCCCGACCTGACCGCCCCCGGCGTCGACATTCTCGCGGCCCGGTCGCAGTACGCGCCGGAGGGTGAGGGCGCGTACCAGACCATGAGCGGCACCTCCATGGCGACGCCCCATGTCGCTGGCGCCGCGGCCCTGTTGGCGGCGAAGCACCCGGACTGGAACGGGCGGCAGCTCAAGGACGCGCTGGTCAGCACCACCGCCAGTACGCGGCAGTCCAGCCCCTACCAGGGCGGCAGCGGGCGGCTCGACATCGCCGCGGCGGTGAAGGCCACCGTGGTCGCCTCCGGTTCCGCGTTCGCCCAGGTCCACTACCCGTACACGCCGGGCCAGACGGTCCGCAAGGACGTCACCTACAGCAACGTCGCGGACGAGCCGGTCACCCTGGACCTGAGCCTCGTCGCGGACAACATCCCCGCCGGGCTGTTCACCCTCACCGACACCCACCCGACCGTGCCCGCGCACGGGACCGTGGCCGTCGGTGTGATCACCCATCTCGACCAGGCGGCGGACAACGCCGCCTACACCAGTCAGCTCACCGCCACCGGCCCCGACGGCACGGTTCGCGCCCGTACGCCGGTCGGCGTGAACAAGGAGGGCCGGCGCGTCAAGCTGTCGGTCACCGCGAAGGACCGCAAGGCCGAGGGGCTGCCCGGCACCCTCGTACTGAAGGACATCGACCGGAACACCGTGCCCAAGGTGTACACCGTCGACTCCTCCGGCACGCTTGATCTCAGCCTGGTGCCGAGCACCTACGCGGCCTGGATGTACGCCGATGTCCCCGGCATCGACGGCACGCACACGCTGGGCCTCGGCCTGTTCTCCGCACCGGAGGTCGACCTCACCAAGGACCGGTCGCTCCACTTCGACGCCGCCGACCTCCACCGGGCCGCGGCGCTCACACCGCAGCCGACCTCGAACAGCTTCATGCGGGTGGACCAGTACCGGTCGAACGGCGATGTGCTCCCGTTCCTCGACAGCTACATGCCCGAGTACTGGCGCTATGACAGCCTCTGGGCAGCCCCGACGCCCAAGGTGACGCAGGGCTCGTACACCTTCGCGACGCGCTGGCGGCAGATCCAGCGGCCGCTCACGTTCTCCCTGGGCTCCCAGACGTACGAGAGCGCCGTCGTGCAGAGCATGTCCCCCGTGCTGCCCGAGGGCAGCACCGCGTACCGGGCCGTCTGGGCCGGGGACGGTTCGACCGCGGACTTCGGCAGAGTCAAGATCCGCGGCCAGGTGGCGGTCGTCCGCCGCAGCGACACCGTGTCCGCCCCGGACCAGGCCGCGGCCGCGGCGAAGGCCGGCGCCAAGCTGCTGCTGATCCTCAACGACGGCTACGGAAAGCTGGATCCGTGGGCCGACCTGCCCGACGCCGCGCCGCTGCCGGTCGCCTCGCTCGGTACCGACGACAGCATCCGCCTGCGGAGCGGGCTTCGCTGGCCCGGAGTGGGACTGCTGAAGGTGGTCTCGCACCCTCAGCCGCACTATCTGTACGACCTGGTGCGGCACTACGACGGGGCGGTTCCCCGGAGTCTGACCTACCGGCCGAGTCCGGGCGAACTCGCCAGGATCGACGAGTCGTTCCGCGACACCAAGCAGGGCAAGGCCGTACAGATACGGTACGACCTGACCGTCGACTCCGGTCTGCCGTTGAACAGCAATGCCACCCCCGTCCCCGCCCAGGGCACCCTCACCTCGTGGGTGACGGCGGATCCCGGCGTCTCATGGGTGACCCAGGCCGCGGTCAGCGACCTCGGGCAGCAGGGACCACCACGCTCGTACAAGGGGCGCGGGACATCCCGGGAGGTCTGGCTCTCCCCCGTCCAGCACCCGCGGCTCCTCGATGACAGCGCCCACCGCGCCCCCTTCAGGATCGGCGATGTCATCAGCACTTCGTCGATCACCGCGTGGGGGGACTCCGGCAGCCACGCGGGCGTGGTCTGGGCCGACGGGGACACCTCGAAGGTCTCCCTGTACCAGGGTGGCCAACTGCTCGGCGAAGTCGTCAACGAACGGATCGTCACCGTCGAAGGCGTACCGACCGATTCGCTGCCGTACCGGATCGTGGTGGAGGGGAAGCGTGACCTGCCGGGCCGGCCGTACTCGACCCGGACGCGTACCGAATGGGGATTCACCTCCGGCACCACGGACTACAGGGTCCTCAGCCCCCTGCCGCTCATCCAGCTGGACTACGCGGTGGCCGCCGACCTCTCCGGCCGGGCGGGCCGACGGAGCTCGGTGACCGTCACTCCGTCGCACTTCAAGGGCGCGACGGGCGCCGCCCCGGTCCGTACCGTGAGCCTGGAGGTCTCCTACGACGACGGCGCCACCTGGCACCGGACGACGCCGCGCCACTCGGGCGCGGACTGGAAGGCGTCGATCGACGCG